One stretch of Ornithinimicrobium ciconiae DNA includes these proteins:
- a CDS encoding Fic family protein, with protein MSSGIDVADQVRSLLGLPGVGDAVDGAREACTQLRWHQALRRRIPEAAAESRVRGATATALLEGSEPAGSEGTVRLVRDLVRGAATWPVDPDPVERVLKASVQVTSATESATSAALASPAQLLARLHVAAAADLLPPDQVGRPRRSGEDSSEFGDLGPAVPAEEVPQRLELIYDLLGALRAGGSALVVAGLVHAELVSVRPFVTGNGLVARALERVVHRVGGLDPTGVAVPELGHSQKVGADYRGALTAYGQGGTAGVRLWLLHCADAAATGAQAGELIADAVLAGRLT; from the coding sequence GTGAGTTCTGGGATCGATGTTGCCGACCAGGTCCGTTCGCTGCTGGGCCTGCCCGGCGTGGGGGACGCCGTCGACGGTGCCCGGGAGGCCTGCACCCAGCTGCGCTGGCACCAGGCGCTGCGTCGGCGGATCCCGGAGGCGGCCGCCGAGTCGCGCGTCCGGGGTGCCACCGCGACAGCTCTGCTGGAGGGTTCGGAGCCCGCCGGGTCCGAGGGCACCGTCCGGCTGGTGCGTGATCTCGTCCGGGGGGCAGCCACCTGGCCGGTGGACCCCGACCCGGTCGAGCGCGTGCTCAAGGCGTCGGTGCAGGTCACCAGCGCGACCGAGTCCGCAACGAGTGCGGCGCTGGCCAGCCCGGCCCAGCTGCTGGCCCGGCTGCACGTCGCGGCGGCGGCGGACCTGCTGCCCCCCGATCAGGTGGGCCGGCCGCGTCGCTCCGGTGAGGACTCGTCCGAGTTCGGGGACCTGGGCCCGGCAGTGCCCGCCGAGGAGGTCCCGCAGCGGCTGGAGCTGATCTATGACCTGCTCGGCGCGCTGCGGGCGGGTGGGTCTGCGCTCGTGGTGGCGGGGCTGGTGCACGCCGAGTTGGTCTCGGTGCGTCCTTTTGTGACCGGCAACGGTCTGGTCGCCCGGGCGCTGGAGCGGGTCGTGCACCGGGTCGGCGGTCTCGACCCGACGGGAGTGGCCGTGCCCGAGCTGGGGCACAGCCAGAAGGTGGGGGCCGACTACCGCGGTGCCCTCACGGCATACGGGCAGGGTGGCACCGCCGGGGTGCGGTTGTGGTTGCTGCACTGTGCCGACGCCGCCGCAACGGGCGCTCAGGCCGGCGAGCTGATCGCCGACGCCGTGCTCGCCGGACGTCTGACCTGA
- a CDS encoding type II secretion system F family protein, translating to MTWSLLPAALVALAVLVWPTRQRAPAFVPGPDGGGVAGATGARVLRAAAPWRRSQVEPELAVPDVLDLVALALDAGASTTAALRAAADRLPGRGGTELRAVAAALEWGIGDEAAWSAAPHRWEPAGRALRLASHAGVPPAGLLRRAAEDARRERLHAVEAATARLGVRLVLPLGLAFLPAFVLTAVVPVVLALAGQLLGGSGQLLP from the coding sequence ATGACCTGGTCGCTGCTTCCCGCAGCTCTGGTCGCCCTCGCGGTGCTGGTCTGGCCGACCCGGCAACGGGCGCCAGCTTTTGTGCCGGGGCCGGATGGTGGGGGCGTCGCCGGTGCTACAGGGGCACGTGTGCTCCGAGCTGCGGCGCCTTGGCGACGCAGCCAGGTCGAGCCAGAGCTTGCCGTGCCTGACGTGCTTGACCTGGTGGCGCTCGCGCTGGACGCCGGAGCGAGCACGACCGCTGCGTTGCGTGCTGCTGCAGACCGCCTGCCCGGCCGCGGTGGCACGGAGCTGCGGGCGGTGGCGGCTGCCCTCGAGTGGGGGATTGGAGACGAGGCTGCCTGGTCCGCAGCTCCGCACCGCTGGGAGCCGGCGGGTCGTGCCCTGCGGCTCGCCTCCCATGCCGGGGTGCCGCCAGCAGGTCTGCTCCGGCGTGCCGCCGAGGACGCGCGCCGCGAACGGCTCCACGCGGTCGAGGCCGCGACGGCCCGCCTTGGGGTGCGGCTCGTGCTGCCGCTGGGTCTGGCCTTCCTCCCCGCCTTTGTGCTCACGGCCGTCGTGCCGGTGGTCCTGGCCCTGGCTGGTCAGTTGCTCGGCGGCTCGGGACAGCTGCTTCCCTGA
- the nth gene encoding endonuclease III yields MYRLLAQRYPDAHCELDFTTPFELLVATVLSAQTTDVRVNLVTPELFRRYPDAHALAGAERTDVETIIASTGFFRAKTDSLLKLAAKLVEDYDGQVPGTLVDLVTLPGVGRKTANVVLGNAFGVPGITIDTHFGRLARRFGWTAEEDPVKVEHAVGALIPRKEWTQLSHVLVFHGRRTCHAKKAACGACPVASLCPAFGVGETDPDKAAKLVRSAPPR; encoded by the coding sequence ATGTATCGCTTGCTGGCCCAGCGCTATCCCGATGCGCACTGCGAGCTCGACTTCACGACGCCCTTTGAGTTGCTCGTCGCGACGGTCCTGTCCGCGCAGACGACCGACGTGCGGGTCAACCTGGTGACTCCCGAGCTGTTCCGCCGTTATCCCGATGCTCACGCTCTGGCGGGGGCCGAGCGCACCGATGTCGAGACGATCATCGCCTCGACGGGCTTCTTCCGTGCCAAGACGGACTCCCTGCTCAAGCTCGCGGCCAAGCTCGTCGAGGACTACGACGGTCAGGTGCCCGGGACGTTGGTTGACCTGGTCACCCTGCCCGGGGTCGGCCGCAAGACCGCCAACGTCGTGCTGGGCAACGCCTTTGGCGTGCCGGGCATCACCATCGACACCCACTTCGGGCGTCTGGCGCGTCGCTTCGGCTGGACCGCGGAGGAGGATCCGGTCAAGGTCGAGCATGCCGTCGGCGCCCTGATCCCCCGCAAGGAGTGGACCCAGCTCTCCCACGTCCTGGTCTTTCACGGTCGCCGGACCTGTCACGCCAAGAAGGCCGCGTGCGGTGCCTGCCCGGTGGCCAGTCTCTGTCCCGCTTTCGGCGTCGGCGAGACCGACCCGGACAAGGCCGCCAAGCTGGTGCGCAGCGCACCACCGCGATGA
- a CDS encoding phage holin family protein: MTTGNQIPERTIGQLVSDATNDLSTLVRGEIELAKTEVTDGVTKLGKGAVFFAIAGVLALYMLGLLLLAAAWGIGALGLAMWASLLIVSGVLLLIIAGLGAAGYFLYIKKAQPKPVRAIENAQQTVTTLKASVKPTQTSA; this comes from the coding sequence ATGACGACCGGCAACCAGATTCCCGAGCGGACGATCGGACAGCTCGTGTCCGACGCGACCAATGATCTGTCCACGCTCGTCCGTGGCGAGATCGAGCTCGCCAAGACCGAAGTGACAGACGGCGTGACCAAGCTGGGCAAGGGCGCGGTGTTCTTTGCGATCGCTGGCGTCCTTGCGCTCTATATGCTCGGGCTGCTCCTGCTTGCTGCTGCGTGGGGCATCGGCGCCCTGGGACTGGCCATGTGGGCCTCGCTGCTCATCGTCTCCGGCGTGCTGCTGCTGATCATTGCCGGGCTGGGGGCGGCTGGCTACTTCCTCTACATCAAGAAGGCCCAGCCCAAGCCGGTGCGGGCCATTGAGAACGCCCAGCAGACGGTCACCACGCTGAAGGCGTCCGTCAAGCCGACCCAGACCTCCGCCTAG
- a CDS encoding NUDIX hydrolase has product MSGERPGSAAAAQDDTQAPGWLRDLAARAGRPEGTAPWARMLPPGGQPGHRQSAVLLLFAGSHPGDGSGVPADLSILLTERAHTLRSHPGQVSFPGGRAEPLDPDLTATALRETHEEVGVEPASVAVAGRLPPLSLVVSSHDVSPVLGWWARPGRAWAREPREVARVLQVPVADLAHPAHRFRVGHPGGWVGPAFQAEDLVVWGFTAMVLDGILRLGGWELPWDESDVRPVP; this is encoded by the coding sequence ATGAGTGGGGAGCGGCCCGGCTCGGCCGCTGCCGCCCAGGACGACACGCAGGCACCGGGTTGGCTGCGGGACCTGGCGGCGCGTGCGGGCCGTCCTGAGGGGACGGCGCCGTGGGCCCGGATGCTGCCACCGGGCGGCCAGCCTGGTCATCGCCAGTCGGCGGTGCTGTTGCTCTTCGCCGGCTCCCACCCTGGTGATGGCTCCGGGGTGCCGGCCGACCTGTCCATCTTGCTCACCGAGCGGGCTCACACGCTGCGATCACACCCCGGTCAGGTCTCCTTCCCCGGTGGACGGGCCGAGCCGTTGGACCCCGACCTGACGGCGACGGCGCTGCGCGAGACCCACGAGGAGGTGGGGGTCGAGCCAGCCAGTGTCGCGGTGGCGGGCAGGCTGCCACCTCTCAGCCTGGTGGTGAGCTCGCACGACGTCTCACCCGTCCTGGGATGGTGGGCGCGGCCCGGACGGGCCTGGGCCCGGGAGCCACGAGAGGTGGCTCGCGTGCTGCAGGTGCCTGTGGCCGATCTGGCCCACCCGGCACACCGTTTCCGGGTCGGGCATCCCGGAGGCTGGGTGGGCCCGGCCTTCCAGGCCGAGGATCTCGTGGTCTGGGGGTTCACCGCGATGGTGCTGGACGGCATACTCCGCCTCGGCGGGTGGGAGCTCCCGTGGGACGAGTCAGACGTGCGTCCCGTGCCGTGA
- a CDS encoding TadA family conjugal transfer-associated ATPase gives MAADRSLSDNEHVWQQIRDGRSPSAQVVDGIAEQDALRLGSVGVAALRRDLRGEVLGGGPLEPLLADPSVTDVLVNGVDGVWVDRGEGLQSEPVRFADADAVRRLAVRLATLAGQRLDDACPWVDGLLPGGVRLHGILPPLVADAAHLSLRIPRRHSPDLATLQEWGMFDGAVAEILRAVVQRRLSFVITGGTGSGKTTLLGAMLQSVDPGERIVLVEDTRELAVRHPHVVRLQARAANVEGRGEVTLTTLVRQSLRMRPDRLVVGEVRGAEVREMMSALNTGHEGGASTLHANAIADVPPRFEALGALAGLPTEAVHAQLASAITMVIHLARHQGRRSLREIGLVRRAPGARLAEVVPALSQDHGRGSGWPELCGLLGLGPEG, from the coding sequence GTGGCGGCGGACCGGAGTCTGTCGGACAACGAGCACGTGTGGCAGCAGATCCGGGACGGCAGGTCGCCGTCGGCGCAGGTCGTCGACGGGATCGCTGAGCAGGATGCTCTGCGGCTGGGCAGTGTCGGTGTCGCGGCCCTGCGGCGTGACCTGCGTGGCGAGGTGCTCGGGGGTGGTCCGCTCGAGCCGCTGCTGGCGGACCCATCCGTGACCGACGTGCTCGTCAACGGCGTCGACGGGGTCTGGGTCGACCGTGGCGAGGGTCTGCAGTCCGAGCCGGTGCGCTTCGCAGACGCTGACGCGGTGCGGCGGCTGGCGGTGCGTCTGGCGACCCTTGCCGGTCAGCGCCTCGACGATGCCTGCCCGTGGGTGGACGGACTGCTGCCTGGGGGAGTGCGGCTGCACGGCATTCTGCCGCCACTGGTCGCCGACGCAGCCCACCTGAGCCTGCGGATCCCTCGGCGGCACAGCCCTGACCTGGCGACCCTGCAGGAGTGGGGGATGTTCGACGGTGCGGTGGCGGAGATCCTGCGCGCAGTGGTGCAGCGGCGCCTCTCGTTCGTGATCACCGGGGGGACCGGATCGGGCAAGACCACCCTGCTCGGCGCGATGCTTCAGTCCGTCGACCCGGGGGAGCGCATCGTGCTGGTGGAGGACACCCGTGAGCTGGCGGTGCGGCACCCGCACGTGGTGCGACTGCAGGCCCGGGCTGCCAACGTCGAGGGCAGGGGGGAGGTCACCCTGACGACCCTGGTCCGGCAGTCCCTGCGGATGCGCCCCGACCGCCTGGTTGTCGGTGAAGTCCGCGGCGCGGAGGTGCGCGAGATGATGAGCGCCCTCAACACCGGGCATGAGGGTGGGGCGAGCACCTTGCACGCCAACGCCATCGCGGACGTGCCGCCCAGGTTCGAGGCGCTGGGGGCGCTCGCCGGGTTGCCGACCGAGGCGGTCCATGCCCAGTTGGCCAGTGCGATCACGATGGTGATCCACCTGGCCAGGCACCAGGGGCGGCGTTCGTTGCGCGAGATCGGGCTCGTGCGGCGGGCCCCCGGAGCACGGCTCGCGGAGGTGGTGCCAGCCCTGAGTCAGGACCACGGCAGAGGATCGGGCTGGCCCGAGCTGTGCGGGTTGCTCGGTCTGGGACCTGAGGGCTGA
- a CDS encoding Crp/Fnr family transcriptional regulator, which translates to MDRQVVKKTPLFAALDDETAMRLVDSMTPIRLARGESVFEEGDPGDSLYVIVTGKMKLARTSGDGRESLLSVLGPGEMFGELSLFDPGPRLTSARAVAESELISLGNADLRSFLQEHPEVAMMMLAGLARRLRRTNEDMSDLVFTDVPGRVAKALLDLSVRFGKRTDTGVKVAHELTQEELAQLVGASRETVNKALADFATRGWLVLGAKSVTLIDLERLRRRSR; encoded by the coding sequence GTGGACCGTCAAGTCGTGAAGAAGACACCGCTGTTTGCGGCCCTGGACGACGAGACCGCGATGCGGCTCGTCGACTCAATGACGCCGATCCGGCTCGCACGAGGCGAGTCGGTCTTTGAGGAGGGCGACCCCGGCGACTCTCTCTATGTCATCGTCACCGGCAAGATGAAGCTGGCGCGCACCAGCGGGGACGGCCGGGAGAGCCTGCTGTCGGTGCTCGGCCCCGGTGAGATGTTTGGCGAACTGAGCCTGTTTGACCCCGGACCCCGGCTCACCAGCGCTCGTGCGGTCGCCGAGTCCGAGCTCATCTCGCTGGGCAATGCCGATCTGCGTTCCTTCCTCCAGGAGCACCCCGAGGTCGCCATGATGATGCTCGCGGGCCTGGCCCGTCGGCTGCGGCGCACCAACGAGGACATGTCGGACCTGGTGTTCACGGACGTGCCCGGACGGGTCGCCAAGGCCCTGCTGGACCTGTCCGTGCGGTTCGGCAAGCGCACCGACACCGGGGTTAAGGTGGCCCACGAGCTGACGCAGGAGGAGCTCGCCCAACTGGTCGGCGCCTCCCGCGAGACGGTCAACAAGGCACTGGCCGACTTCGCGACCCGCGGCTGGCTGGTGCTGGGCGCCAAGTCGGTCACCCTGATCGACCTCGAGCGGCTGCGGCGCCGCTCCCGCTAG
- a CDS encoding Dps family protein: MTTTHTADALATSSEVAAGAAQLLSPVVIDLEALVVDGKQAHWHVRGPNFVGVHELLDQVVAHAQDFADTAAERIVAMGLPLDARIETVAAKNTLPTLTEGFISSDELIPQVIAQLDAVIATTREAIKGLDEVDLSSQDVAIAIEQGLVKDRWFLQAHLAN; this comes from the coding sequence ATGACCACTACCCACACTGCCGACGCGCTGGCCACCTCGTCCGAGGTCGCTGCCGGCGCAGCACAGTTGCTGTCGCCCGTCGTGATCGACCTGGAGGCGCTTGTCGTCGATGGCAAGCAGGCGCACTGGCACGTGCGCGGGCCGAACTTCGTGGGCGTTCACGAGTTGCTGGACCAGGTTGTCGCCCACGCGCAGGACTTCGCTGACACCGCGGCCGAGCGCATCGTCGCCATGGGCCTGCCCCTCGACGCCCGTATCGAGACCGTGGCCGCCAAGAACACCCTGCCGACGCTGACCGAGGGATTCATCTCGTCGGATGAGTTGATCCCGCAGGTCATCGCTCAGCTCGACGCCGTTATCGCAACCACACGCGAGGCCATCAAGGGCCTGGACGAGGTTGACTTGTCCAGCCAGGACGTGGCCATCGCGATCGAGCAGGGCCTGGTCAAGGACCGGTGGTTCCTCCAGGCGCACCTCGCCAACTGA
- the acs gene encoding acetate--CoA ligase, whose product MAEETLSNLLQEERTFAPSPEFAAQANGTQELYDQAAADREGFWADQARKYLTWDTDFTEVLDWSEAPVAKWFGGGTLNASVNCLDRHVEAGNGDRVALHFVGEPGDTKDFTYAELHEQVQRAANVLSGLGVVPGDRVAIYLPMIPEAVVAMLACARLGAPHSVVFGGFSADALRSRIADGEAKVVITADGGYRRGKPSALKPAVDDAVSGETTVEHVLVIKRTDSEVDWHEGRDLWWHEQLEAAEPEHIPESFDSEHPLFILYTSGTTGKPKGILHTTAGYLAQCAYTSHVVHDVHPESDVYWCTADIGWVTGHSYIVYGPMALGATQVMYEGTPDTPHQGRWWEIIADKKVSVFYTAPTAIRACMKWGEEFPNAHDLSSLRLLGSVGEPINPEAWMWYRRVIGGDRTPIVDTWWQTETGAIMASPLPGVTATRPGACQLAVPGIDLDVVDEAGNSVPDGSGGYLVARSPWPGMLRGIWGDLERYKETYWSRYKGLYFAGDGAKKDEDGNVWVLGRVDDVMNVSGHRLSTTEIESALVSHPKVAEAAVVGATDAMTGQAVVAFVILRSEALHEADEEGEGGELVTELRNHVAREIGPIAKPRQILVVAELPKTRSGKIMRRLLRDVAEKREVGDVTTLADSSVMDLIKEGLAT is encoded by the coding sequence GTGGCCGAGGAGACCCTGTCCAACCTGCTGCAGGAGGAGCGCACCTTTGCGCCCTCCCCCGAGTTCGCCGCGCAGGCGAATGGCACCCAGGAGCTGTACGACCAGGCTGCGGCCGACCGGGAGGGGTTCTGGGCCGATCAGGCACGCAAGTACCTCACCTGGGACACCGACTTCACCGAGGTGCTCGACTGGTCCGAGGCACCGGTCGCGAAGTGGTTCGGCGGCGGCACCCTCAACGCCTCGGTGAACTGTCTCGACCGGCACGTCGAGGCCGGCAATGGCGATCGGGTGGCCCTGCACTTCGTCGGCGAGCCAGGTGACACCAAAGACTTCACGTATGCCGAGCTGCACGAGCAGGTGCAGCGCGCCGCCAACGTGCTCAGCGGCCTGGGAGTCGTGCCTGGCGACCGGGTGGCGATCTACCTGCCGATGATCCCCGAGGCCGTGGTCGCCATGCTGGCCTGCGCCCGGCTGGGGGCGCCGCACTCCGTCGTCTTCGGGGGGTTCTCCGCCGATGCGCTCCGCAGCCGGATCGCCGACGGCGAGGCCAAGGTGGTGATCACCGCCGACGGCGGCTACCGCCGTGGCAAGCCCTCGGCGCTCAAGCCGGCGGTGGACGATGCCGTCAGCGGCGAGACCACCGTCGAGCACGTCCTGGTCATCAAGCGCACCGACAGCGAGGTGGACTGGCACGAGGGCCGTGACCTGTGGTGGCACGAGCAGTTGGAGGCGGCCGAGCCCGAGCACATCCCCGAGTCGTTCGACTCCGAGCACCCACTGTTCATCCTCTACACCTCCGGCACCACCGGGAAGCCGAAGGGCATCCTGCACACCACCGCCGGCTACCTCGCCCAGTGCGCCTACACCTCCCACGTGGTCCACGACGTGCACCCCGAGAGCGACGTCTACTGGTGCACGGCCGACATCGGCTGGGTCACCGGGCACAGCTACATCGTCTACGGCCCGATGGCGCTGGGCGCCACGCAGGTGATGTATGAGGGCACACCGGACACCCCGCACCAGGGCCGGTGGTGGGAGATCATCGCCGACAAGAAGGTGAGCGTCTTCTACACCGCGCCGACCGCGATCCGCGCCTGCATGAAGTGGGGTGAGGAGTTCCCGAACGCCCATGACCTGAGCTCGTTGCGTCTGCTGGGCTCGGTGGGCGAGCCAATCAACCCCGAGGCCTGGATGTGGTATCGCCGGGTCATCGGCGGGGACCGCACCCCCATCGTGGACACCTGGTGGCAGACCGAGACCGGCGCCATCATGGCCAGCCCGCTGCCCGGCGTGACGGCCACCCGCCCAGGGGCCTGCCAGCTGGCGGTCCCCGGCATCGACCTCGATGTGGTCGACGAGGCGGGCAACTCGGTGCCCGACGGGTCCGGGGGCTACCTGGTGGCCCGCAGCCCCTGGCCGGGCATGCTCCGCGGCATCTGGGGTGACCTGGAGCGCTACAAGGAGACCTACTGGTCCCGCTATAAGGGTCTCTACTTCGCGGGCGACGGCGCCAAGAAGGACGAGGACGGCAACGTGTGGGTGCTGGGCCGGGTGGACGACGTCATGAACGTCTCAGGCCACCGCCTGTCCACCACGGAGATCGAGTCGGCCCTGGTGAGCCACCCCAAGGTCGCCGAGGCCGCCGTGGTCGGCGCGACCGACGCGATGACCGGTCAGGCCGTGGTGGCCTTTGTCATCCTGCGCTCCGAGGCGCTGCACGAGGCTGACGAGGAGGGCGAGGGCGGCGAGCTCGTGACCGAACTGCGCAACCACGTCGCCCGGGAGATCGGCCCGATCGCCAAGCCACGACAGATCCTGGTCGTCGCTGAGCTGCCCAAGACCAGGTCCGGCAAGATCATGCGCCGGCTGCTGCGGGACGTTGCGGAGAAGCGTGAAGTCGGTGACGTCACCACGCTGGCCGACAGCTCCGTGATGGACCTGATCAAGGAGGGTTTGGCGACGTAG
- a CDS encoding FAD-binding oxidoreductase, translated as MAPGSPLSDLIRALPPGSVVTHADTLATYRQDRALDPDAGTPLALVRPTSTDEVQETVRWCAAHGVKLVTRGAGTSLSGGSTAVDGALMLSTERMRALHIDLPTRTATVQPGLMNSEVKVAAAQHGLWYPPDPSSFEICSIGGNVATNAGGLCCVKYGVTGDYVLGLQVVLADGRAVRLGGRQIKDSAGLSLTKLFVGSEGVLGVITEITLRLLPAQPPASTVVGTFPSVSHASRAVLAVTDRIRPALLEFMDKVTLNAVEDHLRMGLPREAEALLLAQSDAPGAAGRAEVELIQEAFTAHGAAECFSTDDPVEGEAFAAARRAAIPAVEKLGSLLLEDVGVPLPALPDLIDGVAAIAAAEDVTIAVIAHAGDGNTHPLIAFDPTDAAQRERAHRAFGQIMDLAISLGGTITGEHGVGRLKKAWLPDQVGSDVMQMTAAIKNALDPDGLLNPGVML; from the coding sequence ATGGCTCCTGGCTCTCCCCTCTCCGACCTGATCCGCGCACTGCCTCCGGGATCGGTGGTGACTCATGCCGACACCCTGGCTACCTATCGGCAGGACCGCGCACTGGACCCGGATGCCGGGACACCGCTGGCGCTGGTCCGTCCGACCAGCACGGATGAGGTCCAGGAGACAGTGCGCTGGTGCGCCGCCCATGGCGTCAAGCTCGTCACCCGTGGAGCAGGCACCAGCTTGTCCGGTGGCTCGACAGCGGTCGACGGAGCCTTGATGCTGTCCACCGAGCGCATGCGGGCGCTGCACATCGACCTGCCCACCCGAACTGCGACGGTGCAGCCCGGTCTGATGAACTCCGAGGTCAAGGTCGCCGCGGCACAGCATGGGCTCTGGTATCCGCCGGATCCCTCGTCGTTCGAGATCTGCTCGATCGGCGGCAACGTGGCCACCAACGCCGGGGGCCTGTGCTGCGTCAAGTATGGCGTCACCGGCGACTACGTTCTGGGCCTGCAGGTCGTCCTCGCGGACGGTCGTGCGGTCCGACTCGGTGGACGACAGATCAAGGACTCGGCAGGACTCTCGCTCACCAAGTTGTTTGTGGGCAGCGAGGGGGTGCTCGGCGTCATCACTGAGATCACCCTGCGGCTGTTGCCGGCCCAACCACCGGCCAGCACCGTGGTCGGCACCTTTCCGTCGGTCAGCCACGCCAGTCGCGCGGTGCTGGCCGTGACCGACCGCATCCGGCCTGCGTTGCTGGAGTTCATGGACAAGGTCACCCTCAACGCCGTCGAGGACCACCTGCGGATGGGGCTGCCACGCGAGGCCGAGGCCCTGCTGCTCGCGCAGTCCGACGCGCCCGGGGCCGCAGGCCGCGCCGAAGTGGAGCTGATCCAGGAGGCGTTCACCGCCCACGGCGCTGCGGAGTGCTTCAGCACGGACGATCCCGTTGAGGGCGAGGCCTTCGCCGCAGCCCGCCGAGCGGCGATCCCGGCGGTCGAGAAGTTGGGATCATTGCTCCTCGAGGATGTCGGGGTCCCGCTGCCAGCACTGCCGGACCTGATCGACGGGGTGGCAGCGATCGCGGCTGCCGAGGACGTGACCATCGCGGTGATCGCCCACGCCGGCGACGGCAACACCCATCCGCTCATCGCCTTCGACCCCACCGACGCCGCGCAGCGCGAGCGGGCACATCGCGCTTTTGGTCAGATCATGGACCTGGCCATCTCGCTGGGGGGAACTATCACCGGCGAGCACGGTGTGGGGCGGTTGAAGAAGGCCTGGTTGCCGGACCAGGTCGGGTCCGACGTGATGCAGATGACCGCCGCCATCAAGAACGCTCTCGATCCAGATGGGCTGCTCAACCCGGGGGTCATGCTGTAG
- a CDS encoding AMIN-like domain-containing (lipo)protein, with product MNHIRPRGWAGLAAALVLGLALPAAASPTSTPGHTGALDTAVSSTMQASAYCGIYWGSLAKSNGTVHTTGTVEDVRAGQHPCFDRLVVDVDDVPASMTYDVRYVDAVHEDGSGIVVPLAGAADLQIILRAPADASGAATYTPADPDRLVNVRDWATFRQVALAGNFEGQTTLGLGVRARLPFRVMVLDGPGDGARLVVDVAHRW from the coding sequence ATGAACCACATCCGTCCCCGCGGCTGGGCCGGCCTCGCTGCCGCCCTGGTGCTCGGCCTCGCTCTCCCGGCGGCGGCCAGTCCGACGTCGACCCCCGGCCACACCGGAGCGTTGGACACCGCGGTCAGCTCGACGATGCAGGCGAGCGCCTACTGCGGCATCTACTGGGGCTCCCTGGCCAAGTCCAATGGCACGGTCCACACCACCGGCACCGTCGAGGACGTCCGCGCCGGGCAGCATCCCTGCTTCGACCGGCTGGTAGTCGACGTCGACGACGTCCCGGCATCGATGACCTACGACGTGCGCTATGTCGACGCCGTCCACGAGGACGGCTCTGGCATAGTCGTCCCCCTAGCAGGTGCGGCCGACCTCCAGATCATCCTGCGGGCACCCGCCGACGCGTCGGGGGCCGCGACCTACACCCCGGCCGACCCGGACCGTCTCGTGAACGTGCGGGACTGGGCGACCTTCCGCCAGGTCGCCCTGGCCGGCAACTTCGAGGGGCAGACGACCCTCGGGTTGGGGGTGCGGGCACGGCTGCCCTTCCGCGTGATGGTGCTCGACGGTCCGGGCGACGGGGCACGCCTGGTCGTCGACGTCGCCCACCGCTGGTGA
- a CDS encoding type II secretion system F family protein, whose amino-acid sequence MSLMVALLAALVVLAAPPGRAESALRARLQVCAMDLAVDQRSGWRRPLLAVATRLGLGRHRAGPASDAWLPVLDQLAASLRAGLPPTDALALTTKDSGRDVRRTLESVLDAAREGRQCAPAWARAARATGRLELQLLARSWAISEQLGAPLADAVDSTARSARSQTELSSRLATATAGARTTATILSLLPVAGVGVALLMGIGPVDLYGSPTAVVSLAVGLLLIAAGRVVVNGMVDRVTDQR is encoded by the coding sequence ATGAGCCTCATGGTCGCCCTCCTCGCCGCCCTCGTGGTGCTGGCCGCTCCGCCAGGTCGGGCGGAGAGCGCGTTGCGGGCGCGGCTGCAGGTCTGCGCCATGGACCTCGCCGTGGACCAGCGGTCCGGCTGGCGCAGGCCGTTGCTCGCCGTGGCCACCCGGCTGGGACTCGGCAGGCACCGTGCTGGGCCCGCGTCCGACGCGTGGCTACCAGTGCTTGATCAACTGGCGGCGTCTCTGCGGGCCGGGCTCCCACCGACAGATGCGCTGGCCCTGACCACCAAGGACTCCGGCCGCGACGTCCGGCGCACGCTCGAATCAGTCCTGGATGCCGCACGGGAGGGGCGGCAGTGCGCGCCGGCGTGGGCCCGGGCGGCGCGGGCAACGGGCCGGCTGGAGCTCCAGCTGCTGGCCAGGTCCTGGGCCATCAGCGAGCAACTGGGCGCACCTCTGGCCGACGCTGTGGACAGCACGGCCCGGTCAGCGCGCTCGCAGACCGAGCTGTCCAGTCGGCTCGCAACGGCGACTGCCGGGGCCAGGACGACCGCCACCATCCTGAGTCTGCTGCCGGTGGCAGGGGTCGGCGTGGCCCTCCTCATGGGGATCGGGCCGGTCGACCTCTACGGCTCTCCCACAGCAGTGGTGAGTCTTGCCGTCGGGCTCCTGCTCATCGCTGCGGGTCGGGTCGTGGTCAACGGCATGGTCGACCGTGTCACGGACCAGCGATGA